From the Salinimicrobium tongyeongense genome, one window contains:
- a CDS encoding glycoside hydrolase family 16 protein — MRIFTTLFCLFLIYGCGVRNIRKNSQDSWNLVWQDNFEYNGKPDDKKWSHSPKGGADWARYCTDSDSTRFVKNGNLHLRGILNTNPADTLKYSTGCISTKNKFSFNHGRIEVRAKLDKGKGSWPAIWMMPQDSKYGGWPHSGEIDIMEHLNRDTIVYQTLHSNYIDIQEKREDPLYFTTVPFKIGEYNNYGVEWYPDRLDFFVNGKHTFSYPKIQDADARQWPFDQEFFILLNQALGGSWVGKIADEDLPVEMLVDWVRVYQKN, encoded by the coding sequence ATGAGAATATTTACCACCCTTTTTTGTTTGTTCCTAATATACGGTTGTGGTGTAAGAAATATCAGGAAAAACTCACAAGATTCCTGGAACCTTGTATGGCAGGATAATTTTGAATACAATGGGAAGCCCGATGACAAAAAATGGTCTCACTCCCCAAAAGGAGGCGCCGATTGGGCCCGGTATTGTACCGACAGTGATTCTACCCGTTTTGTGAAAAATGGAAATTTACATCTTCGGGGTATTTTAAATACCAATCCTGCCGACACTTTAAAATACAGTACTGGCTGTATTAGCACCAAAAATAAATTTTCTTTTAATCACGGGAGAATTGAAGTGAGGGCAAAACTGGATAAAGGCAAAGGCTCGTGGCCGGCTATTTGGATGATGCCTCAAGATTCAAAATACGGTGGCTGGCCCCACAGTGGAGAAATAGATATTATGGAACATCTAAACAGAGACACCATTGTTTATCAAACTCTGCACAGCAATTATATCGATATTCAGGAAAAGCGGGAAGATCCATTATATTTTACCACCGTTCCTTTTAAAATAGGGGAATATAACAACTATGGAGTGGAATGGTATCCAGACCGTCTTGATTTCTTTGTCAATGGAAAACACACATTCTCTTACCCCAAAATTCAGGATGCCGATGCCAGGCAGTGGCCGTTTGATCAGGAATTTTTTATACTTCTCAATCAGGCCCTGGGAGGTAGTTGGGTAGGTAAAATTGCAGATGAAGATTTACCGGTAGAAATGCTTGTAGATTGGGTAAGAGTGTACCAAAAAAATTAA
- a CDS encoding SusC/RagA family TonB-linked outer membrane protein: MFFSTGGLAQEAPITITGKVVDAESNIPVPGANVFLKGTTNGTMTDFNGEFSLLVPSKKSLIVISFVGFKTQEITIGDQTHFGIVLKTDQAQLDEVVVIGYQTVRQKELTGAVSSISGNDLEGIPVTNVADIIATQSTGLQNINVSGAPGARGGLVIRGNTSIGGNIDAYSAFSNPLYVIDGVQTSLEDLAGYNVSNTDFLASLNPNDIESIDILKDASAAAIYGSRGANGVIIITTKGGRALEEPEFNFSSSIGFSPKPELVPMLIGTAERRAKMDMIHTWWNHDSQFTNEVPIMLTDSINPAFNNNVDYQGLFYQTGISQRYNLSVRGGGEKSNYRISLGYNSDEGVVKGTGFERYTLNSNINAKIGTVFTNQFRANVSFTDNQTGQGNPYQGNFDLNSTLPVNPASLNSSLFYLSDKRRESLTGELDEKLNTDQAITTTFSNLAQLDLIGGVILNSQLTFQYDSNKKNFYEPSTIRPQGDGFASYALYTRKNLSSDTYLSLFNLIGDHEITAILGNRLDYNRYEDMGLSAVGFGSDAIQVINNRYTTEEISGYTDISANALLSYYGRFSYKFKNRYIFMANLSVDGSSRFGEDVRWARFPSFSGAWIFSDEPWLKTHVSDWLDYAKLKFSWGINGKQFPENYLRFGSYNLGYGGNNMWANQMAVSTYAGTTGVVPNYGAIGNSSLSWEESEQWNAGFEIDMFDHRLSLTFDAYRKATDKLFFDINFPAYSGYDAAKANVAGILNYGWESMVRYELFPRTSDFRLELSAGLSQNENYISKLPNGNRDYTGPGYGYVVGRPINLYYMFRNNYIIDDLDQLPVNPYTGEPLTGKSAWAPIRPGFPIWQDMNGDFILNEEHDQKLVHEYSPVPDVLGSFNISLKYKGWYLQAYSHFSFGSDIKNTVLNSYMDQYDRGGTGWATTGLADLSEYTFWQQPGDGAAGVQFPALYPQGGGLAPFYAFRGNQTLWIESGDYWKVTNASIGHIFDQNSIISNLGLSRLRAYVSVLNPYQWQRSKTVVDASMVDALGNVLGNGYPQVRTYSFGIDARF; the protein is encoded by the coding sequence ATGTTTTTTTCTACTGGTGGTCTGGCTCAGGAGGCCCCCATAACTATTACCGGAAAAGTAGTAGATGCAGAATCCAATATCCCAGTGCCGGGAGCTAATGTGTTTCTAAAAGGTACTACCAATGGAACAATGACAGATTTCAACGGCGAGTTTTCTTTACTCGTGCCGAGTAAGAAATCCCTAATAGTAATTTCTTTTGTGGGGTTTAAAACCCAAGAAATAACTATCGGAGATCAGACACATTTCGGCATTGTACTGAAAACAGATCAGGCGCAATTGGATGAAGTTGTTGTTATTGGGTACCAAACAGTTCGCCAAAAAGAATTAACCGGTGCAGTAAGCAGTATTAGCGGAAACGATCTTGAAGGAATTCCTGTAACCAATGTTGCTGATATAATTGCAACTCAATCCACCGGATTGCAAAATATCAACGTAAGTGGTGCTCCCGGTGCCAGAGGTGGATTAGTAATTCGGGGTAATACAAGTATTGGCGGCAATATTGATGCATATTCTGCTTTTAGTAATCCCTTATATGTAATAGATGGGGTGCAGACTTCTCTGGAGGATCTTGCTGGATACAATGTTTCCAATACCGATTTCCTGGCTTCCTTAAACCCCAATGATATAGAAAGTATTGACATCTTAAAAGATGCTTCCGCAGCAGCCATATATGGCTCCCGAGGAGCAAACGGTGTTATTATAATAACTACCAAAGGAGGGAGAGCTTTAGAAGAACCGGAATTTAATTTCTCCAGCAGTATTGGCTTCAGCCCCAAACCTGAGCTGGTTCCCATGCTTATAGGAACTGCGGAAAGACGCGCTAAAATGGATATGATACACACCTGGTGGAATCATGATTCTCAATTCACAAACGAGGTGCCAATCATGCTGACTGACAGTATAAATCCTGCTTTTAATAATAATGTGGATTACCAGGGTTTGTTTTACCAAACAGGTATAAGTCAAAGGTACAATCTTAGCGTAAGAGGCGGTGGTGAGAAGTCCAACTACCGAATTTCCCTGGGTTACAATAGTGACGAAGGAGTCGTGAAAGGGACAGGCTTTGAAAGGTATACTTTGAATTCCAATATTAATGCAAAAATAGGCACTGTATTTACAAACCAGTTTAGGGCTAACGTATCATTTACGGATAACCAGACAGGTCAGGGTAATCCCTATCAGGGGAATTTTGACCTGAACTCTACTCTTCCGGTCAATCCCGCCTCCCTGAACTCCTCTTTATTTTACTTGTCTGATAAAAGAAGGGAATCTCTAACTGGAGAACTGGATGAGAAGTTGAATACAGACCAGGCTATCACAACTACCTTTTCCAATCTTGCACAACTGGATTTAATAGGTGGGGTAATTTTAAATTCACAATTGACTTTTCAATATGATTCCAACAAAAAGAATTTTTACGAACCTTCAACCATTCGACCTCAGGGAGATGGCTTTGCCAGTTACGCCTTGTACACCAGGAAGAACCTTTCTTCAGACACTTATCTGAGTTTGTTTAATCTCATTGGAGATCATGAAATCACAGCGATACTAGGGAACCGTTTGGATTATAACAGATATGAAGATATGGGACTGAGTGCCGTTGGTTTTGGGAGTGATGCCATTCAGGTAATCAACAATCGATATACCACAGAGGAAATTAGTGGATATACAGATATAAGTGCCAATGCCTTGTTGTCTTATTATGGAAGATTCAGTTACAAATTTAAGAATAGATACATATTTATGGCTAACCTTAGTGTTGATGGTTCCTCCCGTTTTGGGGAGGACGTACGATGGGCGAGGTTCCCGTCCTTTTCGGGAGCATGGATCTTCTCTGATGAACCTTGGCTCAAGACACATGTTTCAGACTGGTTAGATTATGCCAAACTAAAATTCAGCTGGGGTATTAATGGAAAGCAATTCCCTGAAAACTATCTTCGATTTGGCTCCTATAATTTAGGTTACGGAGGAAACAATATGTGGGCTAACCAAATGGCTGTCTCCACTTATGCCGGCACTACCGGAGTTGTTCCGAATTACGGGGCTATCGGAAATTCTTCCTTGTCATGGGAAGAATCCGAACAGTGGAATGCCGGGTTTGAAATAGATATGTTTGATCATAGGCTAAGTCTGACCTTCGATGCTTATCGCAAAGCAACTGATAAATTATTCTTTGACATTAATTTCCCTGCTTATTCGGGGTATGACGCTGCGAAGGCCAATGTTGCCGGAATCCTGAATTATGGGTGGGAATCTATGGTGAGGTACGAGCTTTTTCCACGTACCAGCGACTTCAGATTGGAATTGAGCGCAGGTTTAAGCCAAAATGAAAACTATATCAGTAAGCTACCGAACGGGAACAGAGACTACACAGGTCCCGGTTACGGATATGTAGTTGGAAGACCTATTAACCTTTATTATATGTTCAGAAATAATTACATAATTGATGATTTGGATCAATTACCGGTCAATCCGTACACAGGAGAACCCCTGACTGGGAAATCGGCCTGGGCACCTATCAGGCCAGGCTTTCCAATCTGGCAGGATATGAATGGGGATTTTATTTTGAACGAAGAACACGATCAAAAGCTGGTGCATGAATATTCTCCGGTACCTGATGTGTTAGGGTCTTTTAATATCAGCCTTAAATATAAAGGTTGGTATTTGCAGGCTTACAGTCATTTTTCCTTTGGATCTGATATCAAAAACACTGTTTTGAACAGCTATATGGATCAATATGATCGGGGAGGTACAGGATGGGCCACTACAGGTCTGGCTGATCTCAGTGAATACACTTTTTGGCAACAGCCTGGAGATGGAGCTGCAGGGGTTCAGTTTCCTGCGCTTTACCCTCAGGGAGGGGGGCTTGCTCCTTTCTACGCCTTTAGAGGAAACCAAACCCTCTGGATTGAAAGTGGAGATTACTGGAAAGTCACGAATGCTTCAATTGGACATATTTTCGACCAGAATAGTATTATTAGCAATTTAGGTCTTTCACGATTACGTGCTTATGTTTCAGTACTTAATCCTTATCAATGGCAGCGATCCAAAACAGTAGTAGATGCCTCTATGGTAGATGCTTTAGGAAATGTATTAGGTAATGGATATCCTCAGGTAAGAACATATTCATTTGGAATTGATGCAAGATTTTAA
- a CDS encoding RagB/SusD family nutrient uptake outer membrane protein: protein MKKINKITAISLFAFLFSFSGCTTDILDQEPVSITHPDVFWNSQSNAEQALAGAYGLFKNTITYQANFLYWGEFPAMTFMNSRNWVTDYIEGSGNYVMAYRDESRNWKNFYRAANWAFTIEEYVQDMPEDLFTSPAEKERIIGEAAFIRSISYFWMARIWGDVPIVEESIESSDQLISPDGYITKIPRSDELEVLDFALKAVNKSIDLLDYSSPGDPTWAITANKASAEALKAHITLWYASRDNGNSEMIQQSIDAATSVINNSNAELIDYIAEEEDGFESMILGQSKTGLFEINISAAMNESFRMSTSDATHTGLTLNYPVFQNLNNGVAPFMDPIFYGNEMMSQNPDRENDVRKELFFYEYANPDDSFLMKYAMSEQDPDSEDVYAQFSESNILLMRLAGIYLLRAEAYAKQGSTQLALDDLNLVRSKAGVPAYTGPTDESSLIKAIFDERAIEFVGEGQSAYDRIRMNYYEGVPWMNQSRLEKEGYFWPIHPSIISINPSIVQNEFWQGKV, encoded by the coding sequence ATGAAAAAAATCAACAAAATCACAGCAATTAGCCTGTTCGCATTTCTCTTCAGTTTTTCAGGTTGTACAACAGATATATTGGATCAGGAACCGGTTAGTATTACCCATCCTGACGTTTTCTGGAATAGCCAGAGCAATGCTGAACAGGCTTTAGCAGGAGCCTATGGCTTATTTAAGAATACTATTACTTATCAGGCCAATTTTTTGTATTGGGGCGAATTTCCTGCCATGACTTTTATGAACAGCCGAAACTGGGTTACCGATTATATTGAAGGCAGTGGGAATTATGTAATGGCTTACAGGGATGAAAGCAGGAATTGGAAAAATTTCTATCGTGCAGCAAACTGGGCTTTTACCATCGAGGAGTATGTACAAGATATGCCGGAAGATTTATTTACTTCACCTGCTGAAAAAGAAAGAATAATCGGGGAGGCTGCCTTCATCAGGTCTATATCCTATTTCTGGATGGCACGGATCTGGGGGGATGTGCCTATTGTAGAAGAATCCATAGAAAGTTCTGATCAACTTATAAGTCCAGACGGTTATATTACCAAAATACCGCGATCTGATGAACTGGAAGTATTAGATTTTGCCTTAAAAGCTGTTAATAAATCAATAGACCTGTTAGACTATTCCTCTCCTGGAGATCCAACTTGGGCCATCACAGCTAATAAAGCAAGTGCTGAGGCTTTGAAGGCTCATATTACTCTCTGGTATGCTAGCAGAGATAATGGAAATTCTGAGATGATTCAACAAAGCATTGATGCCGCTACTTCTGTTATCAATAACAGCAACGCGGAACTAATTGATTATATCGCAGAAGAGGAAGATGGATTCGAAAGTATGATTTTGGGACAGTCCAAGACAGGTCTTTTTGAAATAAATATTAGTGCCGCGATGAACGAATCTTTTAGAATGTCTACTTCTGATGCTACACATACAGGGCTCACCCTCAATTATCCTGTATTTCAAAACTTGAATAACGGGGTGGCGCCTTTCATGGATCCAATCTTTTATGGAAATGAAATGATGTCCCAGAATCCTGATAGGGAGAATGATGTGCGGAAGGAGTTGTTCTTCTATGAATATGCAAATCCGGATGATTCCTTCTTAATGAAATACGCCATGTCTGAACAGGATCCAGATTCAGAAGATGTATATGCACAATTCTCCGAATCAAATATTCTCCTGATGCGTTTAGCGGGAATCTACCTTCTTCGGGCAGAAGCCTATGCGAAACAAGGTAGTACCCAACTAGCTTTAGATGACCTAAATCTGGTAAGGAGCAAGGCAGGCGTTCCTGCCTATACCGGCCCCACAGACGAATCCAGTCTGATTAAGGCAATTTTCGACGAACGTGCAATAGAATTTGTAGGGGAAGGACAGTCTGCTTATGACAGAATCCGAATGAATTATTATGAAGGAGTACCATGGATGAACCAGAGCAGGTTAGAAAAAGAAGGCTACTTCTGGCCTATACATCCTTCTATTATTTCAATAAACCCCTCAATTGTTCAGAATGAATTCTGGCAAGGAAAAGTATAA
- a CDS encoding DUF5007 domain-containing protein, which yields MKKISSLLLMILAIGSCSPPEVGYLSNDIHAVQDTIFVPRGAFITSAVPASEGTTYPIHWEITGATDTQGNPTDELFQEHAILTWTSAFNPETDTTLALAEEKLELNEEPPILINSVSGEMAFTQATKFVENDIFHLNVRATNMRGSKQLDDFVVVKLEEFQPVEFPVEMRSAIQFGRGAGIFDMGYISRITGPNDNGISSVLYGTHPYITIKKVSEEPALGVKVKMIIADSHGTPLDPEKVIFYPRGASYEQNFHDNSTETVTDETGTIFSLPAPPFPQFGRTYSGINTYLMYYLTTGDAFTVDKEAFEADNGPMDWSIYTDPETEEIRNRAYIRWGIKINDSGTWEIKMKIPYTTIKE from the coding sequence ATGAAAAAAATTAGCAGCTTACTACTGATGATCCTTGCCATAGGCTCCTGTTCTCCGCCAGAAGTAGGGTACCTGAGTAATGACATTCATGCAGTTCAGGATACTATTTTTGTTCCAAGGGGGGCTTTTATTACTTCCGCAGTTCCTGCTTCTGAAGGTACCACCTATCCTATTCACTGGGAAATTACGGGGGCTACCGATACCCAGGGAAATCCCACCGATGAATTGTTTCAGGAACATGCGATCCTAACCTGGACCTCGGCATTTAACCCGGAAACGGATACTACTTTAGCCTTGGCAGAGGAAAAGTTGGAGTTAAATGAGGAGCCTCCTATTCTAATTAATTCTGTGAGTGGAGAAATGGCATTCACCCAGGCTACAAAATTTGTGGAGAACGATATTTTTCACTTGAATGTGAGGGCTACCAATATGAGGGGGAGTAAACAATTAGATGATTTTGTAGTAGTTAAACTGGAGGAATTCCAGCCCGTTGAATTTCCTGTGGAGATGAGATCTGCCATTCAATTCGGAAGGGGCGCGGGAATATTTGACATGGGATATATATCAAGAATTACCGGTCCTAACGACAATGGGATATCCAGTGTCCTGTATGGAACCCACCCGTATATTACCATTAAGAAGGTAAGTGAGGAACCTGCCCTGGGGGTTAAAGTGAAGATGATCATTGCAGATAGCCACGGCACTCCCTTGGATCCAGAGAAAGTAATTTTTTACCCAAGGGGAGCCTCATATGAGCAAAATTTTCATGATAATTCCACAGAAACCGTAACTGATGAAACCGGCACTATATTTTCTCTTCCCGCACCTCCTTTTCCACAATTTGGAAGAACATATTCAGGAATAAATACTTACCTAATGTACTATTTAACCACAGGTGATGCTTTTACTGTGGATAAAGAAGCATTTGAAGCTGACAATGGACCAATGGACTGGTCGATTTATACTGACCCTGAAACAGAAGAAATAAGAAACCGGGCATATATTAGATGGGGTATAAAAATTAACGATTCCGGAACCTGGGAGATAAAAATGAAGATCCCATATACAACCATCAAGGAATAG
- a CDS encoding sulfatase family protein: MMSDDHAYQAISAYNDELITTPNIDRIADEGILFTNASVTNSICAPSRAVILTGKHSHLNGKIDNLSDFDTTNVTFPQLLQEAGYQTAMFGKLHFGNNPKGFDKFMILPGQGDYYNPKFITQKGDTVINGYVTDIITDLTLNWLEKERDKGKPFLLMYLHKAPHRAWLPAERHYKEFTKKTFPLPETLFDDYVRIHPKDLKPESAELRSGHGNLTPPKNGISTAAKSAEMNILTHMILTNDNKLKDSVVKKLGIEERYLGDPTRGMNEQQKAAWDAVYNPINEEFTEKYPGMDSKDLMEWKYQRYMQDYLGTIAAVDENVGRVLNYLDENDLTENTIVVYTSDQGFYLGEHGWFDKRFMYDESFKTPLLIRWPNQIKEGITEEEMVQNLDFAQTFLEAAGVKAPDEMQGKSLIPLLKGENKAWDREAVYYHYYEYPAEHAVKRHYGIATKDYKLIHFYYDIDEWELYDRKNDPREMHNVFYDPDYAEVRQEMVQKLKEVREKYKDSEELDKQFIKVYEEK, from the coding sequence ATGATGTCTGACGACCATGCTTATCAAGCAATTAGCGCTTATAATGATGAGTTAATCACCACCCCAAATATCGACAGAATAGCTGATGAAGGCATACTTTTTACCAATGCTAGCGTGACCAATTCAATTTGCGCACCCTCACGAGCAGTAATCCTCACTGGAAAACACAGCCACTTAAATGGAAAAATTGATAACCTTAGTGATTTTGACACTACAAATGTGACTTTCCCCCAGTTACTCCAGGAGGCAGGGTATCAAACAGCTATGTTTGGTAAACTCCACTTCGGAAATAATCCGAAAGGCTTTGATAAATTTATGATTCTTCCGGGACAGGGTGACTACTATAATCCAAAGTTCATTACTCAAAAAGGAGATACGGTAATTAATGGATATGTGACCGATATTATCACCGATCTTACCCTTAACTGGTTGGAAAAAGAAAGAGATAAAGGAAAACCCTTCTTATTAATGTACCTGCATAAAGCCCCCCATAGAGCCTGGTTGCCTGCAGAAAGACATTACAAAGAATTTACAAAGAAAACATTTCCACTTCCGGAAACCCTTTTTGACGATTATGTTCGAATTCATCCTAAAGACCTCAAGCCCGAATCAGCAGAACTGCGATCTGGCCATGGGAATCTGACGCCTCCTAAAAATGGTATTAGCACAGCTGCAAAATCGGCAGAGATGAATATTCTCACTCATATGATCCTAACCAACGACAATAAATTAAAAGATAGTGTCGTCAAAAAATTAGGAATAGAAGAACGTTATCTGGGTGACCCTACCAGAGGAATGAACGAACAACAAAAAGCTGCCTGGGATGCGGTTTACAATCCCATAAATGAAGAATTTACAGAAAAATATCCTGGCATGGATTCCAAAGATTTAATGGAATGGAAATATCAACGTTATATGCAGGATTATCTGGGCACCATTGCTGCCGTAGATGAAAATGTGGGAAGGGTTTTAAATTATCTTGATGAAAACGACCTTACTGAAAATACGATTGTGGTATATACCTCAGATCAGGGTTTTTATCTGGGAGAGCATGGATGGTTTGATAAGCGCTTCATGTATGACGAATCTTTTAAGACCCCGCTACTTATAAGATGGCCAAATCAGATCAAAGAAGGCATCACTGAAGAAGAAATGGTTCAAAACCTGGATTTTGCCCAAACTTTTCTTGAAGCAGCCGGTGTTAAAGCACCAGATGAAATGCAGGGTAAGAGTTTAATTCCTCTCTTAAAAGGAGAGAATAAGGCATGGGATAGAGAAGCGGTTTATTATCATTATTATGAATATCCTGCAGAACATGCCGTAAAACGACATTATGGCATTGCCACAAAAGATTATAAGCTCATTCATTTCTACTATGATATAGATGAATGGGAACTTTATGATCGAAAAAATGATCCCAGGGAAATGCATAATGTGTTTTATGACCCCGATTATGCTGAAGTACGCCAGGAAATGGTGCAAAAATTAAAGGAAGTGCGGGAAAAGTATAAAGATTCTGAAGAGCTTGACAAACAGTTCATTAAAGTTTACGAAGAAAAATAA
- a CDS encoding fasciclin domain-containing protein, translated as MKRILFLICLGFVFYSCEKDNYLVDGGLSDPNLGVTTLEFFESHQQLDTLALLIARAGLLEETNSASTFFAPNNLSIKNYVQEILTEMRRIDPQAEYTVNDIPKDTLKKYMGGYIIPQQIKREVLTEQGEIYTAINGEERKISLEPVQDFNGPLETPPEYVFFTYKGGDTWDPWNQLVDDTKIRVRTSDLVSTNGIIHVLQGGHVLFNYEEK; from the coding sequence ATGAAACGAATTTTATTTTTAATATGCCTGGGTTTTGTCTTCTACTCTTGCGAAAAGGACAATTATTTAGTCGACGGAGGATTAAGCGATCCAAATTTAGGAGTCACAACTTTAGAGTTTTTTGAATCCCACCAGCAGTTAGACACCCTGGCTCTTTTGATAGCAAGAGCTGGCCTGCTAGAGGAGACGAATAGCGCATCAACCTTTTTTGCTCCCAATAATCTTTCCATTAAAAATTATGTTCAGGAAATACTGACTGAGATGAGGAGGATAGATCCCCAGGCAGAATATACTGTCAATGATATTCCTAAGGATACTCTTAAAAAATATATGGGAGGATATATAATTCCCCAGCAGATCAAGCGCGAAGTTCTGACAGAACAAGGGGAAATTTATACCGCCATTAATGGTGAGGAAAGGAAAATTTCTCTGGAACCTGTGCAGGATTTTAATGGACCTCTGGAAACCCCTCCGGAATATGTTTTCTTCACCTATAAAGGAGGAGATACCTGGGATCCATGGAACCAGCTGGTGGATGACACCAAAATCAGGGTTAGAACCTCAGATCTTGTTTCTACCAATGGCATCATCCACGTACTACAAGGAGGGCATGTACTTTTTAATTATGAAGAGAAATAA